In uncultured Desulfobacter sp., one DNA window encodes the following:
- a CDS encoding DUF2892 domain-containing protein, producing the protein MKMENYIRAIAGSFVLITLFLGWLVSPYWYLFTAFVGINLVQSAFTGFCPMENILEKVFKVPR; encoded by the coding sequence ATGAAAATGGAAAATTATATCCGAGCCATTGCCGGCAGTTTTGTTCTTATCACCCTGTTTTTGGGATGGCTGGTTTCGCCCTATTGGTATTTGTTCACAGCCTTTGTGGGGATCAATCTTGTCCAGTCTGCATTTACCGGATTTTGCCCCATGGAGAATATTCTGGAAAAGGTTTTTAAGGTGCCCCGCTGA
- a CDS encoding glyceraldehyde 3-phosphate dehydrogenase NAD-binding domain-containing protein — MSTDAPKILGINGLGRIGKLTLWHHAGRKFFDEIVINVGREVGTGLDDLIHYIERDSTYGRLEAFLHGFRGEPVITDVDSGSGTFKVNGVKIKILSTDRNPKDIAWAENNVELVVDTTGQFLDPNIESNASKGSIRGHLEAGARKVIASAPFKLKQGASIPDDAVTTVMGINDKDYDPVRHCLISNASCTTTCLSHMVKPLLDAFGLDRVLSASMATVHAATGSQEVLDRLPKTGKTDLRKNRSIMNNIILTTTGAAKALQQVIPEMASIGFIAESVRIPTATGSLIVLVINLQEELNKPPVRRDLINQIYQDRAKKQSDGYLIYTDKQNVSSDIIGCPRAAAVIEGHETHTRTASISINLEHMQGIDKEVLENIKDRVGSIQVTQAVIYGWYDNEMASYVNMLGDRTVTVAESME; from the coding sequence ATGAGCACAGACGCACCAAAGATCCTGGGCATAAACGGACTTGGAAGAATTGGAAAGCTGACGTTATGGCACCATGCCGGCAGAAAATTTTTTGATGAAATCGTCATCAATGTGGGCCGAGAAGTCGGTACCGGCTTGGATGATCTCATCCATTACATTGAACGGGATTCTACATATGGCCGCCTGGAAGCATTTTTACACGGCTTTCGGGGAGAGCCTGTTATCACGGATGTTGATTCCGGTTCCGGCACCTTTAAGGTGAATGGGGTAAAAATAAAAATCCTCTCCACAGACCGCAATCCAAAAGATATTGCATGGGCGGAAAATAATGTAGAGCTGGTGGTGGATACCACGGGCCAGTTTCTTGATCCCAATATCGAATCAAATGCGTCCAAGGGATCTATCCGGGGACACCTGGAGGCCGGTGCCAGAAAGGTCATTGCCTCGGCCCCCTTTAAACTGAAACAAGGCGCCTCCATTCCCGATGATGCCGTCACCACGGTCATGGGCATCAATGATAAGGATTATGATCCTGTGCGCCACTGTCTGATCTCCAATGCCTCCTGCACCACCACCTGTCTTTCACATATGGTCAAGCCATTGCTGGATGCCTTTGGTCTGGATCGGGTACTGTCTGCATCCATGGCCACGGTTCATGCGGCCACAGGCTCACAGGAAGTGCTGGACCGGTTGCCCAAAACAGGAAAAACCGATCTGAGAAAAAACAGGTCCATCATGAATAATATCATTTTGACCACCACAGGTGCGGCCAAGGCATTGCAACAGGTTATCCCGGAAATGGCCAGTATCGGTTTCATAGCCGAGTCCGTGCGTATCCCCACCGCCACTGGTTCTTTGATTGTTCTGGTCATCAACCTGCAGGAAGAACTGAACAAACCGCCGGTCAGAAGGGATCTGATCAACCAGATCTATCAAGACAGGGCCAAAAAACAGTCAGACGGTTATCTGATTTACACAGACAAACAGAATGTCTCCTCGGATATCATTGGTTGCCCTAGGGCCGCAGCGGTCATCGAAGGCCATGAAACCCACACCCGCACGGCTTCTATTTCTATCAACCTGGAGCACATGCAGGGCATTGACAAGGAAGTGCTGGAGAATATCAAGGATCGTGTCGGCTCCATTCAAGTCACCCAGGCGGTTATTTACGGATGGTACGACAATGAAATGGCGTCTTATGTCAACATGCTTGGTGACAGAACCGTAACAGTTGCCGAGTCCATGGAATAA
- the pncB gene encoding nicotinate phosphoribosyltransferase, translating to MIETILDNDLYKFTMQQAVHRLYPKARVRYELTNRGQTPFPEGFDRLIEDRVAKMAGLSLTRDERLWLEKACPYFTKAYLDYLAVFRFDPDQVEISQQGPRLSVRVDGIWSRTILWEVPLMAIISETYFEVTAPEILSRQAIRERNQGKAKMMADAGLTFADFGTRRRFSVTNHAHFLEDVLALDHHSMAGTSNVHFARMYGIAPVGTMAHEWIMFHGALTDYPAANAAAMDAWLDVYPDVLGIALTDTFTTNNFLKAFNSDRSNRLSGVRHDSGDPETFTQTILAHYREMGIDPATKAIVFSDGLNVERAIKIHRFCRGEVKDSYGMGTNLTNDVGVAPLNIVIKLSWVQPEPDMDGRPTVKLSDDPGKHTGDPGELRYCQKVLGL from the coding sequence ATGATTGAGACGATACTTGACAATGATCTGTATAAATTCACCATGCAGCAGGCTGTGCATCGGTTGTATCCCAAAGCCCGGGTTCGGTATGAACTGACGAATCGGGGGCAAACCCCTTTTCCCGAAGGCTTTGACCGCTTGATTGAAGACCGGGTGGCGAAGATGGCGGGTTTAAGTTTGACCCGTGATGAACGATTATGGCTGGAAAAGGCCTGCCCCTATTTTACAAAAGCCTATCTGGATTATCTGGCCGTATTCCGTTTTGACCCTGACCAGGTGGAAATTTCCCAACAGGGGCCCAGGCTTTCCGTCAGGGTGGATGGGATATGGTCCCGGACTATTTTATGGGAAGTACCGCTGATGGCCATTATTTCAGAAACCTATTTTGAGGTGACCGCCCCTGAAATTTTATCCAGACAGGCCATTCGGGAGCGCAACCAGGGCAAGGCGAAAATGATGGCCGATGCCGGTCTGACCTTTGCGGATTTTGGAACCCGACGGCGGTTTTCCGTTACTAATCACGCTCATTTTCTTGAGGATGTTCTGGCCCTGGACCACCATAGCATGGCCGGTACCTCCAATGTGCATTTTGCCAGAATGTATGGCATTGCCCCGGTGGGAACCATGGCCCATGAGTGGATTATGTTCCATGGGGCCTTGACCGATTATCCCGCGGCCAATGCCGCAGCTATGGATGCATGGCTTGATGTGTACCCCGATGTGCTGGGCATTGCGCTGACCGATACCTTTACCACAAACAATTTTTTAAAGGCCTTTAACAGTGACCGATCCAACCGGTTATCCGGTGTCCGCCACGATTCCGGAGACCCTGAAACCTTTACCCAAACAATCCTTGCCCATTACCGGGAAATGGGGATTGACCCGGCGACTAAAGCCATTGTGTTTTCAGACGGCCTGAATGTGGAACGGGCAATAAAAATTCACAGGTTCTGCCGGGGAGAGGTTAAGGACTCCTATGGTATGGGAACGAATCTGACCAATGATGTCGGCGTTGCGCCTTTAAATATTGTGATCAAACTCTCCTGGGTGCAGCCGGAACCCGATATGGACGGACGACCGACGGTTAAGTTGTCTGATGATCCGGGTAAACATACCGGTGATCCCGGGGAGTTGCGGTACTGTCAAAAAGTCCTTGGCCTTTGA
- a CDS encoding PEP/pyruvate-binding domain-containing protein — protein MKSKALEVNLSDTRADVTIEDRYLLLLDFFKGYVGIINRLETFLKELSHPYRNWAFIVNESRHFSLHYFHLYSSEPDGRKVLDLLCDIFNSAFESASDTEIKSNAADNLMQILHYIAKSGAEGLDVLHGTLTHEIERILALKDEDFFFFVSSYYQPDVLLKLMTQKDTLPDDPDLRSALTKFLIRFFDLSFEFWLSQNDPVAWMKNNIDEWRGGPDMLTLLEPVSRDRIQKQKQTLTQIKNMPADDMKTLSALMELTGHREHIKRFREIPRQIFSFAPEKVYGKYVKLTFLFYIIHAPGLSIIHREALGDIHRTLITLIGERGDYKKDMAIVNQTFALLKEHKGRYPETVLECIHKIGDAVYNTDEIELINHFIDRSVDHGFQFPDIAGTGEDWQIKCNVAHVKNIRVFLTLVARHPKKSKRLLSALISSLAVGGVFIRDTDLFPRDITTFLNADIAPVYNLVKQLARLLPTFFNEIGAEGELRDISTRLDESVFRRDKLIHFLRKQCHVESSSRIVDFIREVMMFWKTLDKTPLKPYLPPSIYNDIQTSGKYIDGTHAVFHTLAQKKLNTPIDFLAVSQADLEAIIDKTENATDLDRERVKLIIRFHALLNEKYGIENLDLANYINTHMSQGLPGPRDILHALEETDPENRIGGLLAYMAELKNIILSKEKFAVNESIYHKRHIAVDIPSMYGSYSEAKFDALGMTLRLENLINVLFEDLIDGIDLRLITKPTFVKIFSILTLFRQALALDGIISNKLDTQLEFLKYAINITTCSFTQYLDIFKGFTRAVADAVNDHFNNLHSLNLINLDNRIGRENILEKYLPEGFDPAANISNTPAAAKMAKKLDQRVADIFFRDRIATSLGLQQLDVFLNRILNTLFRQSERLTQDELSALLNYDPKAAVCSIDAGQLFSSNIIYLGNKGLNIIELKRLGIKVPDGFIITTEVFKCLDLIDNYIPASVNFQQLVAHMLAQLEKAEGKKFGDPDNPLLLSVRSGSSISQPGMLDSFLNVGINEQIAGKIAEKSGNPWFAWDSYRRFIQAYGMVYGIQRDRFDAIIRGHKERAGIRFKRYFTGDQMHQVALEYKQLLLDQGIEILESPMDQLFLSIKKVFSSWNSRRAKNYRKIMGISDDWGTAATVQSMVFGNRSRESGSGVVFTHSPKLPGDAIRLWGDFTIGNQGEDVVSGLVKTLPISELQREMEGRGVKISLEERFPLVYEKLKSIVLQLIYEEGWNPQEMEFTFQGQEAEDVFILQARDLSLRDRKKVKRFDAAPDRLEKVQLGQGIGVSGGAMSGRIVFSLEEIDGFRRQDPDTSLILLRNDTVPDDILEIDAADGILTARGGLTSHAAVVAYNLGKTCVVGCKNLICNEEARFCELNGVTMNTGDFISLDGHKGIVYQGQMKISNHLTSI, from the coding sequence GTGAAATCAAAAGCCCTTGAAGTCAATCTCTCCGATACCCGGGCAGATGTCACCATTGAGGATCGGTATCTTCTACTACTTGACTTTTTTAAAGGATATGTAGGTATTATCAACCGACTGGAAACTTTTTTAAAGGAGTTATCCCATCCGTACCGGAACTGGGCCTTCATTGTCAACGAATCCCGGCATTTCTCCCTTCACTATTTCCATCTGTACAGCAGCGAGCCTGATGGGAGAAAGGTCCTTGATCTGCTTTGTGATATTTTTAATTCGGCATTTGAATCCGCATCCGATACTGAAATCAAATCCAATGCAGCGGATAATCTCATGCAGATTCTGCATTATATCGCCAAATCCGGAGCGGAAGGTCTTGATGTGTTACATGGCACCTTAACCCATGAGATTGAGCGAATTTTAGCCTTAAAGGACGAAGACTTTTTCTTTTTTGTCAGCTCCTATTACCAGCCAGACGTCCTGCTCAAGCTGATGACCCAAAAGGATACTCTCCCGGACGACCCCGATTTACGATCTGCCTTAACTAAATTTTTAATTCGCTTTTTTGATCTCTCTTTTGAATTCTGGCTCAGTCAGAATGACCCTGTGGCATGGATGAAAAACAATATAGATGAGTGGCGCGGCGGACCGGATATGCTCACACTTTTAGAGCCGGTATCCCGGGATCGAATTCAAAAACAGAAACAGACCCTGACACAGATAAAAAACATGCCGGCCGATGACATGAAAACCTTATCGGCCTTGATGGAACTCACCGGACACAGAGAGCATATCAAACGGTTCCGGGAGATACCCCGGCAAATTTTTTCTTTTGCACCGGAAAAAGTATATGGAAAATATGTTAAGCTGACCTTTCTATTTTATATTATTCATGCGCCCGGGCTTTCCATCATACATAGGGAAGCGTTGGGCGATATTCACCGCACCCTGATTACCCTGATCGGAGAGCGGGGGGATTATAAAAAGGACATGGCCATTGTAAACCAGACCTTTGCCCTGCTCAAAGAACACAAAGGGCGGTATCCGGAAACCGTGCTGGAATGCATCCATAAAATCGGGGACGCCGTATACAATACCGACGAAATTGAACTGATCAACCATTTCATTGACCGCTCCGTGGACCATGGGTTTCAGTTCCCGGATATCGCAGGCACCGGAGAAGACTGGCAGATCAAATGCAATGTGGCCCATGTGAAAAATATCCGGGTATTTTTAACCCTGGTGGCCAGGCACCCCAAAAAATCCAAGCGTCTGTTGTCGGCGTTGATCTCCTCCCTGGCCGTAGGCGGCGTGTTCATCCGGGACACGGACCTGTTTCCCCGGGACATTACCACTTTCCTCAACGCGGACATTGCCCCGGTGTACAATCTGGTCAAGCAACTGGCCCGGCTGCTGCCCACCTTTTTCAATGAAATCGGTGCAGAAGGAGAACTTCGGGATATTTCCACCCGCCTGGATGAATCGGTGTTTCGCAGGGACAAGCTGATCCATTTCTTACGCAAACAATGCCATGTGGAAAGCTCATCAAGAATCGTGGACTTTATCCGGGAAGTGATGATGTTCTGGAAAACCCTGGATAAAACACCGTTGAAACCCTACCTGCCCCCGTCCATCTATAATGATATCCAGACCAGCGGAAAATACATTGACGGCACCCATGCCGTTTTCCACACCCTGGCCCAGAAAAAGCTGAACACACCGATTGACTTTCTTGCTGTATCACAAGCCGACCTTGAGGCCATCATTGACAAGACGGAAAACGCAACAGACCTGGACAGGGAACGGGTTAAACTGATTATCCGCTTCCACGCCTTGCTCAATGAAAAATACGGCATTGAGAACCTGGATCTTGCAAACTATATCAACACCCATATGTCCCAGGGCCTGCCCGGTCCCAGGGACATCCTCCATGCCCTGGAAGAAACTGATCCCGAAAACCGAATTGGCGGACTTTTGGCCTATATGGCGGAGCTGAAAAACATTATTTTGTCCAAGGAAAAATTTGCCGTAAACGAATCCATTTACCACAAGCGCCACATTGCAGTTGATATTCCGTCCATGTACGGGTCTTACAGTGAAGCTAAATTTGATGCCCTGGGCATGACCCTAAGACTTGAGAACCTGATCAATGTATTGTTTGAGGATCTCATCGACGGCATTGATCTGCGGTTGATCACCAAACCCACCTTCGTGAAAATCTTCTCTATTCTTACGCTGTTCCGCCAGGCCCTGGCCCTGGACGGCATCATATCCAACAAGCTGGATACCCAGCTGGAATTTTTAAAATACGCCATCAATATTACCACCTGCTCCTTTACCCAGTACCTGGATATTTTCAAGGGATTTACCCGGGCGGTTGCCGATGCGGTCAACGACCATTTCAACAACCTGCACTCCCTGAATCTGATCAATTTAGACAACCGCATCGGCCGGGAAAACATACTTGAAAAATACCTGCCCGAAGGATTTGATCCGGCAGCAAATATTAGCAACACACCGGCCGCTGCCAAAATGGCCAAAAAATTGGACCAGCGGGTAGCGGATATTTTTTTCAGGGACCGGATTGCCACATCCCTTGGACTCCAGCAGCTGGATGTCTTTTTAAACCGGATCTTAAATACCCTGTTCCGCCAGTCCGAACGATTGACCCAGGATGAACTGTCCGCCCTGCTCAACTACGACCCGAAAGCTGCGGTCTGTTCTATCGATGCCGGACAACTGTTCAGCAGCAATATCATTTACCTGGGCAACAAAGGGTTGAATATCATAGAACTTAAGCGCCTGGGCATTAAGGTGCCCGACGGATTCATCATCACCACCGAGGTGTTCAAATGTCTGGATCTCATTGACAACTACATCCCGGCATCGGTGAACTTCCAGCAGCTGGTGGCCCATATGCTTGCCCAGCTTGAAAAGGCGGAAGGAAAAAAATTCGGGGACCCGGATAACCCGCTGCTGCTGTCCGTTCGCTCGGGATCATCCATTTCACAGCCGGGGATGCTGGACTCATTTTTAAACGTGGGCATAAATGAACAAATTGCCGGAAAGATTGCCGAAAAGTCAGGAAACCCCTGGTTTGCATGGGATTCATACCGCCGGTTTATCCAGGCCTACGGCATGGTTTACGGCATCCAGAGAGACCGGTTCGATGCCATCATCAGAGGTCACAAGGAAAGGGCGGGCATCCGCTTCAAACGGTACTTTACAGGCGACCAGATGCATCAAGTGGCCCTGGAATACAAGCAGCTGTTGCTGGACCAGGGCATAGAAATATTGGAATCCCCCATGGACCAGTTATTTTTGTCCATTAAAAAAGTTTTTTCATCCTGGAACTCCAGACGGGCTAAAAATTACCGTAAAATCATGGGGATTTCCGATGACTGGGGCACGGCGGCAACGGTTCAGTCCATGGTTTTCGGCAACCGTTCCAGGGAATCGGGTTCCGGTGTGGTGTTCACCCACAGCCCCAAACTGCCCGGGGACGCCATCCGGCTGTGGGGGGATTTTACCATTGGCAACCAGGGGGAAGATGTGGTATCCGGTTTAGTGAAAACCCTGCCCATATCCGAACTGCAAAGGGAGATGGAAGGCAGGGGCGTAAAAATCAGCCTGGAGGAACGGTTTCCTCTGGTGTATGAAAAACTAAAAAGCATTGTTCTGCAGTTGATTTATGAAGAGGGCTGGAACCCCCAGGAAATGGAATTTACCTTCCAGGGGCAGGAAGCTGAAGATGTATTTATTCTCCAGGCCAGGGATCTGTCTTTACGGGATAGGAAAAAAGTTAAACGATTTGATGCTGCGCCGGACAGGCTTGAAAAAGTCCAGTTGGGCCAGGGAATCGGTGTGTCCGGTGGTGCCATGAGCGGCAGAATCGTATTCTCCTTGGAAGAGATAGACGGCTTCAGGCGCCAGGATCCGGATACCAGCCTGATTTTGCTTCGCAATGACACCGTGCCCGATGACATTTTAGAAATTGATGCGGCAGACGGCATCCTGACGGCCAGAGGGGGATTGACCTCCCACGCCGCCGTGGTGGCGTACAATCTGGGCAAAACCTGTGTGGTGGGGTGCAAAAATCTGATCTGCAATGAAGAAGCACGCTTTTGTGAGCTTAATGGTGTAACAATGAATACAGGGGATTTCATCAGTCTGGACGGCCACAAAGGCATTGTCTACCAGGGACAGATGAAAATCAGTAACCACTTAACCTCAATCTAA
- a CDS encoding PLP-dependent aminotransferase family protein — MDYQSFLADRTRLMQSNAIREILKVVSKPGIISLAGGIPSPQSFPMDLFGVLVEKVMAKYQSRAFQYDLTEGFAPLCEQVSVLLSRRGIVASPDQVNITSGSQAVLDAMGKLLISKGDKIAVESPTYLGAISAFNPYEPEYISMETDDQGLIPQSLDETLQNHQVKLIYLVPTFQNPTGRTLSIERRQEIAEIIQKHNALLVEDDPYSSLRYQGEDAPAIKTLAPDNVIYVSTLSKVFAPGLRIGFYAAPEFLRRWLVMIKQGVDLHTSTFNQALAAEYLEGGYLDTHLPKIIDLYRPRQKAMLAALKKMMPKGYVCTPSDGGMFLWVTGPDGLDDLALYEKAVENGVAFVPGRFFYTDPSQGTGTMRLNYTMADEATIEIAIEKLAQAAKQ, encoded by the coding sequence ATGGATTATCAGTCATTTCTGGCAGACAGAACCCGGCTTATGCAGTCCAATGCCATCCGGGAAATTCTCAAAGTGGTATCAAAACCTGGGATTATATCCCTGGCCGGGGGAATTCCTTCCCCGCAAAGCTTTCCCATGGATCTTTTTGGGGTGCTGGTTGAAAAGGTCATGGCAAAATATCAGTCCCGTGCATTTCAATATGATCTCACCGAAGGGTTTGCGCCCCTGTGTGAACAGGTCAGCGTTCTTTTGTCCCGGCGCGGGATTGTTGCATCACCGGATCAGGTAAATATCACCTCCGGCTCCCAGGCTGTTTTAGATGCCATGGGCAAGCTTCTGATCAGCAAAGGGGACAAGATTGCCGTAGAATCCCCCACCTATCTTGGTGCCATATCCGCGTTTAACCCCTATGAACCCGAATACATCTCCATGGAGACGGACGACCAAGGCCTGATTCCCCAGTCCCTGGATGAAACATTGCAAAACCATCAGGTCAAACTGATTTACCTGGTTCCCACATTCCAGAACCCCACGGGCCGAACCCTGTCCATTGAAAGACGGCAGGAGATTGCCGAGATCATCCAAAAACACAATGCCCTGCTCGTTGAAGATGATCCCTACTCGTCACTTCGTTACCAGGGTGAAGACGCTCCGGCCATCAAAACCCTGGCCCCGGACAATGTCATCTATGTCTCCACCTTGTCCAAGGTCTTTGCCCCCGGGCTTCGCATCGGGTTTTACGCGGCACCCGAATTTCTACGCCGGTGGCTGGTCATGATCAAGCAGGGCGTGGACCTTCACACCTCCACCTTTAACCAGGCCCTGGCAGCCGAATATCTGGAAGGCGGATACCTTGATACCCATCTGCCGAAAATCATCGACTTATACAGACCCAGGCAAAAGGCCATGCTGGCAGCATTAAAAAAAATGATGCCCAAAGGCTACGTCTGCACCCCGTCTGACGGGGGAATGTTTTTGTGGGTGACCGGCCCAGACGGCCTGGATGACCTGGCATTGTATGAAAAAGCCGTGGAAAACGGCGTGGCATTTGTACCGGGCCGCTTTTTTTATACAGATCCTTCCCAGGGCACAGGAACCATGCGGCTTAATTACACCATGGCGGATGAGGCCACCATTGAAATTGCCATTGAAAAACTTGCCCAGGCCGCAAAGCAGTAA
- the pncA gene encoding bifunctional nicotinamidase/pyrazinamidase: MQINTKQDHTAVIVVDIQADFTQAMQGSLAVEGADQAYLDNAATETRRLKTLGYPIYATQDWHPADHISFFSNHDNTNPYDLIKIEGRQQVLWPPHCVQESPGARILMDESLFTAIVKKGMDPAFDSYSGFFDDGKKTTGLADILKNAGIKKLIIYGLATDYCVKATAIDAKMLGFEVTLLQDLCRCVAPETTAAALEEMKAAEIDIC; this comes from the coding sequence ATGCAGATAAACACAAAACAAGACCATACCGCCGTGATTGTTGTGGATATTCAGGCAGATTTTACCCAGGCCATGCAAGGCAGCCTGGCCGTTGAGGGTGCTGACCAGGCCTACCTTGATAATGCAGCCACCGAAACCCGTCGGCTCAAAACACTGGGTTACCCGATCTATGCCACCCAGGACTGGCATCCGGCAGACCACATCTCCTTTTTTTCCAACCACGACAACACCAATCCCTATGATCTCATTAAAATTGAGGGCCGCCAACAGGTATTATGGCCCCCCCATTGTGTCCAAGAGAGCCCCGGTGCCCGGATTTTGATGGATGAATCACTTTTTACGGCCATTGTAAAAAAAGGCATGGACCCAGCCTTTGATTCCTATTCCGGTTTTTTCGATGACGGAAAAAAAACGACCGGCCTGGCCGATATCCTCAAAAACGCCGGTATAAAAAAGCTCATTATCTACGGACTGGCAACGGATTATTGCGTCAAGGCCACGGCCATCGACGCCAAAATGCTCGGGTTTGAGGTGACACTGCTTCAAGACCTGTGTAGATGTGTCGCACCGGAAACTACGGCAGCAGCATTGGAAGAGATGAAAGCAGCGGAAATCGATATCTGCTGA
- a CDS encoding DUF1016 N-terminal domain-containing protein, with amino-acid sequence MSTGNVRKTNLATSEYRDWLKEIKQRVRQSQVKAAVQVNTALLTFYWELGADIVKRQETAKWGSGF; translated from the coding sequence ATGAGCACCGGTAATGTGCGTAAGACTAATTTAGCAACGTCTGAATACCGAGACTGGCTCAAAGAGATCAAACAGCGGGTCCGTCAGTCACAGGTCAAGGCAGCGGTTCAGGTGAATACCGCTTTACTGACCTTTTACTGGGAATTGGGCGCGGATATTGTGAAACGTCAGGAGACAGCCAAGTGGGGCAGTGGATTTTAA
- a CDS encoding DUF1016 N-terminal domain-containing protein, with product MVRIPWSHNLVIISKCKDVTEALYYVNKTIEHNWSRNVLAHQIESELYQREGKAVTNFVKTLPAPQSDLAQQLIKDPYNFDFLTLTKDYNERELETALTDHRYSAL from the coding sequence TTGGTCCGAATCCCATGGAGCCACAATCTGGTAATCATCTCCAAATGCAAGGATGTCACCGAAGCGCTCTACTATGTCAACAAGACCATTGAGCATAATTGGAGTCGCAATGTATTGGCGCACCAGATTGAGAGTGAGCTCTATCAACGCGAGGGCAAAGCCGTGACCAATTTTGTAAAGACTTTACCAGCGCCTCAATCGGATCTGGCGCAGCAGTTGATCAAAGATCCTTATAACTTTGATTTTCTGACGCTGACCAAAGACTATAATGAACGGGAACTTGAAACGGCATTGACCGACCATAGGTATTCTGCTCTGTAA
- a CDS encoding MFS transporter, giving the protein MNETRFMHKGSRRYYMANLSLFLAGFVTFASLYDFQPLFPNLVQAYGITPAMASLSLSVATFSLAFTLPFSGSLSDAVGRRPLIIFASILAPGLAFGAAVHHTFTGMLLLRLGQGIILAGVPAVAMAYLNEETEPKALGAAMGLYIAGNGMGGMSGRILTAWFTDLMGWRWALVTMALLCFMCGLMVWVCLPVSRNFSGKPFKPRALLASMADHLKNPGLRKLYLIAFCCMGGFVTLYNYVTFRLLGRDFGLSHTQVGLIFLAYAFGSVSSTVMGNLVNTYGRRRVLCSALGIMTAGLVLTVGSSLWLVIVGIVISTTGFFGAHSVASAWVGRLAAHSHAQASSLYLFFYYMGSSISGTVGGTIYHEWAWPGLVALILVLVGIAFAICLGIKNPIIPGQTQPI; this is encoded by the coding sequence ATGAACGAGACACGATTCATGCACAAGGGCAGCCGCAGATACTATATGGCCAACCTATCGCTTTTTCTGGCCGGATTTGTCACCTTTGCCAGCCTCTATGACTTTCAGCCGCTGTTTCCAAATCTGGTCCAGGCATACGGTATCACCCCGGCCATGGCCAGCCTTTCCCTCTCCGTTGCCACCTTTTCCCTGGCCTTTACGCTGCCGTTTTCAGGTTCTTTGTCCGATGCGGTGGGCCGACGGCCATTAATCATTTTTGCCTCAATTCTGGCGCCGGGCCTGGCCTTTGGTGCTGCGGTTCACCACACGTTTACAGGCATGCTTTTGCTGCGTTTGGGGCAGGGGATCATCCTGGCCGGTGTGCCTGCGGTAGCCATGGCCTATCTGAACGAAGAGACCGAGCCGAAGGCCCTGGGTGCGGCCATGGGGCTCTATATTGCGGGTAACGGCATGGGCGGGATGTCGGGCCGGATTCTGACCGCCTGGTTTACGGATTTGATGGGCTGGCGTTGGGCACTGGTGACCATGGCATTACTCTGTTTTATGTGTGGCCTGATGGTCTGGGTCTGTCTGCCGGTTTCGCGAAATTTCTCAGGCAAGCCCTTTAAACCCAGGGCCTTGCTTGCCTCCATGGCGGATCATCTGAAAAATCCGGGACTGCGAAAATTGTACCTGATCGCCTTTTGCTGCATGGGGGGCTTTGTCACCCTGTACAACTACGTGACCTTCCGGCTGCTGGGTCGTGATTTCGGCCTGAGCCATACTCAGGTCGGTTTGATTTTTCTGGCCTATGCCTTTGGATCGGTCAGCTCCACGGTGATGGGCAACCTGGTAAATACTTACGGACGGCGGCGCGTTTTATGTTCGGCTCTGGGTATTATGACCGCAGGCCTTGTGCTGACAGTGGGATCTTCTTTGTGGCTGGTGATCGTGGGGATTGTGATCTCTACCACTGGTTTTTTCGGGGCCCATTCCGTGGCCTCGGCCTGGGTGGGGCGGCTTGCCGCCCATTCTCATGCCCAGGCCTCGTCTTTGTATCTGTTTTTTTATTATATGGGGTCAAGCATCTCCGGCACCGTTGGCGGTACCATTTATCACGAGTGGGCCTGGCCGGGTCTGGTGGCGCTGATCCTGGTTCTTGTGGGCATCGCCTTTGCTATCTGCCTGGGTATAAAAAACCCTATCATCCCAGGTCAAACACAACCTATTTGA